The proteins below are encoded in one region of Peptoniphilus sp. GNH:
- the sdaAB gene encoding L-serine ammonia-lyase, iron-sulfur-dependent subunit beta translates to MTEYNVFDILGPIMVGPSSSHTAGACRIANLARKICGFDFKKVSFFLHGSFAYTYKGHGTDKALLGGIMGFSTYDPRIRNSFDLAKKDGIDFSFDTCDLGENFHPNSVKILLTYDDHEEFVIGSSIGGGNILIVNIDGVDVSFDGSFPTLLFKYDEQKGIVASVSSLLLKNDYNIESINTTKDEINDEVTLTVELNDKLKADIEDELMSDKRFKFAKYVEV, encoded by the coding sequence GTGACTGAATATAATGTTTTTGATATTCTCGGTCCGATAATGGTGGGACCGTCGTCTTCACATACTGCAGGCGCTTGTAGGATTGCTAATTTGGCTAGAAAAATTTGCGGATTTGATTTTAAAAAGGTATCTTTTTTTCTACATGGTTCTTTTGCTTATACTTATAAGGGTCATGGAACTGACAAGGCTCTTTTGGGTGGTATTATGGGATTTTCTACTTATGATCCAAGGATAAGAAACTCATTTGATTTGGCTAAAAAAGATGGAATTGATTTTAGTTTTGATACTTGTGATTTGGGAGAGAATTTTCACCCTAATTCTGTTAAGATTTTGTTGACTTATGATGATCATGAGGAGTTTGTGATTGGATCTTCTATCGGCGGAGGAAATATATTAATTGTAAATATTGATGGTGTCGATGTTTCTTTTGATGGATCTTTTCCGACTTTGCTCTTTAAGTATGATGAGCAAAAGGGTATTGTGGCAAGTGTGTCGTCGCTTTTGCTAAAAAATGATTATAATATTGAGTCGATTAATACTACAAAAGATGAAATAAATGATGAGGTCACTTTGACTGTGGAGTTGAATGATAAATTGAAGGCAGATATAGAAGATGAATTGATGTCTGATAAGAGATTTAAGTTTGCCAAGTATGTGGAGGTTTAA
- the sdaAA gene encoding L-serine ammonia-lyase, iron-sulfur-dependent, subunit alpha → MFNTACEIIDACAKKSCHIYDLVLEDQVKNLKSTEDKIKSHLREVLDVMEKSSIRGLDEGFETRFKTVNSFAKKAYEYQRDKEPISGKFITKAMAMALSTSETNAKMGLVVAAPTAGSSGIMPAMLMALKEKYNLTEDDLINGLLTSVAIGQIIGKYATFAGAEGGCQAECGSASAMAAAAGVEMLGGSPEEALNAASISIINVMGLACDPIAGLVEYPCVFRNASGVVNAILSCDLAMSGVKSIVPFDEVVVAMGEVGKLMHESIRETGLGGLAGTKTGKKIRAEFLNLKDE, encoded by the coding sequence ATGTTTAATACTGCTTGTGAGATTATAGATGCTTGTGCAAAAAAATCTTGCCATATATATGATTTGGTACTTGAAGATCAAGTGAAGAATTTAAAAAGCACTGAAGATAAAATAAAGTCCCATTTAAGAGAGGTCTTGGATGTAATGGAAAAATCTTCTATAAGGGGTCTTGATGAAGGCTTTGAAACGAGATTTAAGACTGTAAATAGTTTTGCCAAGAAGGCTTATGAGTATCAAAGAGATAAGGAGCCGATTTCGGGGAAATTTATAACTAAGGCAATGGCTATGGCTCTTTCGACATCTGAAACTAATGCCAAGATGGGGCTTGTTGTTGCTGCGCCGACTGCCGGGTCATCGGGCATAATGCCTGCTATGCTGATGGCTTTGAAGGAAAAATATAATTTGACTGAAGATGATCTTATAAATGGACTTTTGACATCTGTTGCGATAGGACAAATTATAGGAAAGTATGCTACATTTGCTGGTGCAGAGGGTGGATGTCAGGCTGAATGTGGCTCTGCATCTGCCATGGCTGCTGCTGCAGGGGTTGAGATGCTCGGTGGAAGTCCTGAAGAGGCTTTGAATGCGGCTAGTATAAGCATAATTAATGTAATGGGTCTTGCATGTGATCCCATAGCTGGTTTGGTTGAGTACCCATGTGTGTTTAGAAATGCATCTGGTGTTGTGAATGCGATTTTGTCATGTGATTTGGCCATGAGTGGAGTGAAATCTATTGTGCCTTTTGATGAAGTTGTTGTTGCTATGGGAGAAGTTGGTAAATTAATGCATGAATCTATAAGAGAAACTGGCTTAGGTGGTCTTGCTGGCACTAAAACTGGCAAGAAAATCAGGGCGGAATTTTTAAATTTAAAAGATGAATAG